A part of Ziziphus jujuba cultivar Dongzao chromosome 8, ASM3175591v1 genomic DNA contains:
- the LOC107407188 gene encoding uncharacterized protein LOC107407188, with product MAQSLDDAEFWLPPKFLTDDDVLMDKDGFDKNGGGGGTTGFGHSHDGFPSEFPYEFDSFSSNSALSSPVESVVGSMEAESSDEEEFLFGLTRRLAQSTLHDSQKLAVTSFPQDKHEMVLSGSPQSTLSGIGSWCARSTISSDGSPNGPSQVPSPPTTPFGARNDTWDLIYEAAGQVARLKMTDEETKFSNRGKGLLGPHGSPNPSVPCVRNPNSGLYKNNNQGFSQNLARLQQVRPDQALKSQCSAAWVREVKNGWAHNHNHNHHNQNQQQIRNRGRNIGHERAMNLPHSVWRPQQIQQPQHTDTAMRAVLLGGSGVKRECSGTGVFLPRKYGNPPESRKKTGCTTVLLPAKVVQALNLNVEAVNHGQAQPRFGTGFSPDHEVLMARRNALLAQQRRSLRPEGTLNHEVRLPQEWTY from the exons ATGGCTCAGTCCTTAGACGACGCCGAGTTTTGGCTACCGCCGAAGTTTCTCACCGACGACGACGTGCTTATGGATAAGGATGGCTTCGACAAGaacggtggtggtggtggaacaACTGGTTTTGGGCATTCTCATGATGGATTTCCCTCTGAGTTCCCCTACGAGTTCGACTCGTTTAGTTCTAACTCGGCCCTTAGTTCGCCTGTTGAATCCGTGGTGGGTTCGATGGAGGCCGAGAGCAGCGACGAGGAAGAGTTTCTGTTCGGGTTGACTCGTCGGCTTGCTCAGTCCACGCTTCATGACTCGCAGAAACTCGCCGTGACGAGTTTCCCTCAAGACAAACATGAG ATGGTGTTGTCCGGGTCACCTCAGTCGACTCTGAGTGGAATCGGAAGCTGGTGTGCTAGGAGTACTATTTCAAGCGATGGAAGTCCAAACGGTCCTTCCCAGGTACCGTCTCCTCCAACGACGCCGTTTGGAGCAAGGAATGACACTTGGGACCTGATTTACGAAGCGGCTGGGCAGGTCGCTAGGTTGAAGATGACTGACGAAGAAACGAAGTTCAGTAACCGTGGAAAAGGGCTGCTCGGTCCCCATGGTAGTCCAAATCCTTCGGTTCCTTGTGTTAGAAACCCCAACAGTGGGCtctacaagaacaacaaccaggGTTTTAGTCAGAATCTTGCAAGG CTTCAGCAAGTAAGACCAGACCAGGCGCTCAAGTCACAGTGCTCTGCCGCTTGGGTAAGAGAGGTTAAGAACGGCTGGGCTCACAACCACAACCACAACCACCATAACCAAAATCAGCAACAGATCCGGAACAGGGGAAGGAATATTGGGCATGAGCGTGCTATGAATTTGCCTCACTCTGTTTGGAGGCCTCAGCAAATCCAACAGCCACAGCACACTGATACTGCCATGCGAGCAGTTTTGCTTGGTGGATCTGGCGTTAAGAGGGAATGTTCTGGAACTGGGGTTTTCTTGCCTCGCAAATATGGCAATCCTCCAGAGTCTCGCAAGAAGACAG GTTGTACGACTGTTCTGCTTCCAGCGAAGGTCGTTCAGGCTCTGAACTTGAACGTTGAAGCTGTGAATCACGGTCAGGCTCAGCCCCGTTTCGGTACCGGTTTTTCGCCAGATCATG AGGT